In Leptolyngbya sp. NIES-2104, the genomic window TCGCAGTCTGATCCAGACCTTGAGCGAGGGTAAACGGAGGTTGCCAATCGAGTGTTTGGCGAATCTTAGAACTCTCAATCGTCAATGAACCAAATAGTCGATCGAGCGTTGCCGTTTTACCAAAGATCCGGGCGAGTATAGTTAGTAATACGGGCGAAATCTTAACTAACCGGATAGGTTTATTCAGAGAATTTGCTAAATTCTTCACGAGTTCGGCAGTCGAAAGATCCGTGCTGTCACTGATGAGAAACGTCTGACCAGCGGCATTTGGATGAGTGGCGCATTGTGCGATCGCATCGACGAGATTTCCGACGTAAACGAGACTACGCTGATTGTTCACTGATCCCAGCGGCAGCGGAACACCTTTCTGAACGAGTTTCATTAAGCTAAGAAAGTTCGCTCGGACTCCAGCCCCATACACTAATGGCGGACGTAAAATCACAACTTCTAAGCCTGTTTCAGCCGCAATGTCTTTTAGTGCACGTTCCGCTTCCCATTTGCTGATTCCATAGGGGTCATTCGGCTGGGGTTCGCTTAGTTCTGTGTACGGTTCGGATTGTCCATCGCCGTTCACTTTAATCGAACTGAGATAGACAAAGCGCTTTACTCCTGCGGCTTGTGCTGCGATCGCGATCTGCTTAGTCGCTTCGGTGTTGATGGCGCGAAATTCACTCAAAGGATCAGCACTTGTATCTTTCATTTGATGGACTCGTGCAGCTAAGTGAATCACTACATCGATTTCGGATAGGATCGGATGAGTGGAGAGAGCTGCAATTGATGAAACGAAAATCGGTTTCACCGAAGCAGGTAACACAGCATTAGACCGACGAACGACACCATAAACCGTGTGTTCTGATTGTTCTAAAAGCTGACAGAGTGCCAATCCGACAAAGCCAGTTGCACCAGTAATGAGATAGTTCATGCGGGACGTGCGACGAGTTGAAAGACTTTGACAAAATACTTAGAGAGCACCTTTGTCATGTTCGTTTGAATGCCATTTTCAAGACATCCTCGAACAATTTCACGATTCAAGATCCAATTACTGGATAGATTCGCGGTACTTGCTCCTCCAGTTCGCATCTTTACAAGCACTTGGGGAATGTAGTGATAGCTCAATTTGTGAATAGCTAGAAAGCGAATCAATAGTTCGTAATCTGCTGCAATTTTGTAATCGGTTTTGAAATCGCCATAGCGATCGAACGCCCACCGTCTTACAACAAACGTGGGATGAGCAGGCATCCAGCCATAAGCGAACTTTCCTGGATGAAAGCTGGCTGAACTGTAATAGCGCACAATCTTATCTGGATTGTCATTTTTCACATAAACCAAGTCTCCAAACACCGAATCGACCTGATGCTGTTCAAAGTGTTGAACGATCGTTGAAATTACAGTCGAATCAATGTAGATATCATCAGCATTCAGAATCGCAACCACATCTCCTGTAGCGAGTTTAATGCCTTTATTCATGCCGTCATACATACCGCGATCGGGTTCTGAGACATATTGAGCAATTCGCTCACCATACGATCGCACAATTTCCGCCGTATTATCCTTCGAGGCACCATCGATGATGATATGTTCAATGTCTGGATAGTCTTGTGATAGCACTGACTCGATCGTGTCTCGAATCGTTGCGCCTGCATTGTAGGCGACAGTAATAATAGAAACTTTCATGCGTTTAGAACTGTAGAAAAGCTTTCGTCTTTGATTACGCGAGGTTTAATCGCAATAGCAGGATTGCCAGCATAAATCGTCCAGGAATCAAGATTCCGAACGGCGACACTGCCTAAGCTCAAAACGGCTCCTTCTCCGATTTCGACACCAGGCGCGATCGTGGATCTTGCCGCTAACCAACTCTGCGATCGCACCGTAATCGGAGCCACTCGCAAATCGAATGTGGGCGCAGTCCAGTCATGATTTCCAGTGCAAAAATAGACCGATTGAGACACACAAATCTGGTCTTCAAGCACGATCGGGGCGAGGTTATCAATCCAAACATCTTCACCAATCCAGCAATGATCCCCGATCGTTAATCGCCAGGGAAACTTTACCTTTAGACCCGGTTTGATGTTGACCCCTTGCCCGATCGATGCCCCAAACACTCTCAAGATCCAAACTTTGAGACTGGACAGGGGAAGTAGACGACTTTTGACGATCGCATCACCGATGAAAAACCAGAGCAATTGTTTCCAAATCGGTGCACCAGGAGAATAGTCTTTGATGGTGTATTGATTCAGGTGAATGAAGGTCACAGTTCTTTCTCAGAGTGATTGTTTGAATTTGACAGTAGCTTGCCACCAGTCCGATCGCGGATCGATCGCGTTAGGTTTAGAGCGATCGAAGCCAAACCAATCCCACAGCACAACGCCCTCAGCACCGCTATCCCGAACGGTTTCTAGCTGTGTTTTCCAATAGTCTCCTTCGATGTATTGAAGTTTCCGTAAGCGATTGCTGACGTGATATCGAGTCCAGAGAAACGGGTATACAGGCTTTCCGAAGCGTTGTGCTTCCTCTATGTTTGCACTGGCATACTTCACCCATCCGGGAACATCATCATAAAAGGCGTAGAGCGATGGACAAAGAAAATCGATCGCATCCGCGATCGGCTTCAAGGCATCATTTGCCCGTTGCCAATCCCGAAGCACTCCTGCATTTCCCCGAATCGGTCCCCAGTAGTCCCGATGCGGCGGCGATCCATAAAACCCAAGCTGTAATTGGGGGCGTTCACTTCTCATCCAGCGAATCACTTGCAGAATTTTATTCATGCTTTCTTGCACTTTTTCCGTTGAAGCGCGTCGAACATCAAGCTGCCAATGTTCGATATTGACCACAACTTTTGAGTACTTTTCAGCCGCTTCACGAGCGAGCTGCCGACAAGCTGCTTCATCGGGTTTCGAGTAGTCTTGTCCTTTCCAGTAGCCTCTACCCGTAACCAAGATGGGTGTAAGACCGATCTTGGGCTTCTCGCCGTACATGAGTGAATCGTAGACCGC contains:
- a CDS encoding glycosyltransferase family 2 protein — translated: MKVSIITVAYNAGATIRDTIESVLSQDYPDIEHIIIDGASKDNTAEIVRSYGERIAQYVSEPDRGMYDGMNKGIKLATGDVVAILNADDIYIDSTVISTIVQHFEQHQVDSVFGDLVYVKNDNPDKIVRYYSSASFHPGKFAYGWMPAHPTFVVRRWAFDRYGDFKTDYKIAADYELLIRFLAIHKLSYHYIPQVLVKMRTGGASTANLSSNWILNREIVRGCLENGIQTNMTKVLSKYFVKVFQLVARPA
- a CDS encoding SDR family oxidoreductase; protein product: MNYLITGATGFVGLALCQLLEQSEHTVYGVVRRSNAVLPASVKPIFVSSIAALSTHPILSEIDVVIHLAARVHQMKDTSADPLSEFRAINTEATKQIAIAAQAAGVKRFVYLSSIKVNGDGQSEPYTELSEPQPNDPYGISKWEAERALKDIAAETGLEVVILRPPLVYGAGVRANFLSLMKLVQKGVPLPLGSVNNQRSLVYVGNLVDAIAQCATHPNAAGQTFLISDSTDLSTAELVKNLANSLNKPIRLVKISPVLLTILARIFGKTATLDRLFGSLTIESSKIRQTLDWQPPFTLAQGLDQTARWFQDTQ
- a CDS encoding WcaF family extracellular polysaccharide biosynthesis acetyltransferase — protein: MTFIHLNQYTIKDYSPGAPIWKQLLWFFIGDAIVKSRLLPLSSLKVWILRVFGASIGQGVNIKPGLKVKFPWRLTIGDHCWIGEDVWIDNLAPIVLEDQICVSQSVYFCTGNHDWTAPTFDLRVAPITVRSQSWLAARSTIAPGVEIGEGAVLSLGSVAVRNLDSWTIYAGNPAIAIKPRVIKDESFSTVLNA